The proteins below come from a single Halothiobacillus neapolitanus c2 genomic window:
- a CDS encoding CoA-acylating methylmalonate-semialdehyde dehydrogenase yields MTSPEHTLPMIGHYINGQHIAGNGEQKADVFNPATGAVQAQVCFATESEVQQAIAAAAEAFPAWSATSPLKRARIMFTFRELLEKNSAALARAITLEHGKTLSDAHGEITRGLEVVEFACGMPHLLKGEFSDQVGTGIDTHSLRQPLGVVAGITPFNFPVMVPLWMIPMALATGNTFVLKPSERDPSASLMLADLLAQAGLPSGVFNVVQGDKLAVDTLLTDKRVQAISFVGSTPIAEYIYTTGTANGKRVQALGGAKNHLVVMPDADLDQVADALIGAGFGSAGERCMAITVAVAVGGVGEALVDKLANKARSIRVGQGLDENADMGPLVTPQHYAKVKSYVDCGVQEGAKLVVDGRDFKLPGFDNGFFIGPCLFDQVTPDMTIYKEEIFGPVLSVMHVSDFETALKLVNDHEYGNGTAIFTRDGGVAREFSRRVQAGMVGINVPIPVPIAFHSFGGWKRSLFGDHHIYGPEGVRFYTRIKTTTTRWPAGAPLAAEFVLPTMK; encoded by the coding sequence ATGACCTCGCCGGAACACACCCTGCCGATGATCGGCCACTACATTAATGGTCAGCACATCGCGGGCAACGGCGAGCAAAAAGCCGATGTGTTCAATCCCGCTACCGGCGCGGTTCAGGCACAGGTTTGCTTCGCCACGGAATCGGAAGTTCAGCAAGCCATCGCGGCGGCGGCCGAAGCCTTCCCGGCGTGGTCGGCCACCTCGCCGCTCAAGCGTGCACGGATCATGTTTACGTTCCGGGAATTGCTTGAGAAAAACAGCGCGGCACTGGCGCGCGCCATCACGCTGGAACACGGCAAGACCCTCAGCGATGCGCACGGCGAAATTACCCGTGGTCTCGAAGTGGTCGAGTTCGCCTGCGGCATGCCGCACCTGCTCAAGGGCGAGTTCAGCGATCAGGTGGGTACCGGCATCGATACCCACAGCCTGCGCCAACCGCTCGGCGTCGTGGCGGGCATCACGCCGTTCAACTTTCCGGTCATGGTGCCACTGTGGATGATCCCGATGGCGCTGGCGACCGGCAATACCTTCGTCCTCAAGCCGTCGGAGCGCGATCCGAGCGCCAGCCTGATGCTGGCCGACCTGCTCGCGCAGGCAGGGTTGCCGAGCGGTGTGTTCAACGTGGTTCAGGGCGACAAACTGGCGGTGGATACCCTGCTGACCGACAAGCGGGTGCAGGCGATCAGCTTTGTCGGCTCAACGCCCATCGCGGAATATATCTACACCACGGGCACGGCGAACGGCAAACGGGTGCAGGCTCTGGGTGGCGCGAAGAATCACCTCGTGGTCATGCCCGATGCGGATCTCGATCAGGTTGCCGATGCGCTGATCGGTGCGGGTTTCGGTTCTGCGGGGGAACGCTGCATGGCCATCACGGTGGCGGTTGCCGTGGGCGGTGTCGGCGAAGCGCTGGTGGACAAACTCGCAAACAAAGCGCGCAGCATTCGCGTCGGCCAGGGGCTGGATGAAAACGCCGATATGGGTCCGCTCGTTACGCCGCAGCATTATGCGAAGGTCAAATCTTATGTGGATTGTGGCGTGCAGGAAGGCGCCAAGCTTGTGGTGGATGGTCGCGACTTCAAACTGCCGGGCTTTGATAACGGGTTCTTCATCGGCCCTTGCCTGTTCGATCAGGTCACGCCGGACATGACCATCTACAAGGAAGAAATTTTCGGCCCCGTGCTGTCCGTCATGCACGTCAGCGATTTCGAAACCGCACTGAAACTGGTCAATGACCACGAGTACGGCAACGGCACGGCCATCTTCACCCGCGACGGCGGTGTGGCGCGCGAGTTTTCCCGCCGCGTGCAGGCGGGCATGGTGGGCATTAACGTACCGATCCCGGTGCCGATTGCCTTCCACAGCTTCGGCGGCTGGAAACGCTCGCTGTTCGGCGATCACCACATCTATGGCCCGGAAGGTGTCCGGTTCTACACCCGCATCAAGACCACAACGACGCGCTGGCCTGCGGGAGCACCGCTTGCCGCAGAATTTGTCCTACCGACGATGAAGTAA
- a CDS encoding FUSC family protein produces MTALDSGRIAAQTTLVSVASYLAGFYFTELFHAPSASMGALWSAVSGIVVLQATRRDTWSSASLRIFGSLIGAIISAIYLSFLPFSPFGMAASIFVTVLLCHVARIPDHARLAAITVVVIMVITSIDPSLNPIGNAALRFSESFIGATIAVFAALLWPGPKDMPSAPLPSAQD; encoded by the coding sequence ATGACTGCTTTAGACTCCGGCCGGATTGCGGCTCAAACCACCCTGGTGTCTGTCGCGTCCTATCTGGCTGGTTTTTATTTTACCGAACTCTTTCATGCACCCTCGGCAAGCATGGGCGCGCTTTGGTCTGCGGTGTCGGGTATCGTGGTGTTGCAGGCAACACGGCGCGATACCTGGTCGTCGGCGTCGCTGCGGATATTCGGCTCGCTCATCGGCGCGATCATCAGCGCCATTTACCTTTCCTTCCTGCCGTTTAGCCCGTTCGGCATGGCCGCATCCATCTTCGTGACCGTGCTCCTGTGCCATGTCGCACGGATTCCCGATCACGCCCGTCTGGCCGCAATCACGGTGGTCGTGATCATGGTCATCACCAGCATCGACCCATCATTGAATCCGATCGGTAATGCGGCCTTGCGGTTCAGCGAGTCGTTCATCGGCGCAACAATTGCCGTGTTTGCGGCGCTGCTGTGGCCGGGGCCGAAGGATATGCCCAGTGCGCCGCTACCGAGCGCCCAAGACTAG
- the glnT gene encoding type III glutamate--ammonia ligase translates to MSTSERDKAEIAAAKQRLAAAGVHTVIAQFVDIHGAVKGTYIPLAHLDDIVSPGAGFGSPSINGTGLPRHGPRAEFYGQGDLTTLQAMPWMPGYARIACDGVVLDEPYGRCSRYLLKRQMARLAGRGWTLNVGIEPEFCLFHQDSAGRPIPADAADMLDKPSYDFKAMARVSDVLRRLEQGLDACGFDVFQIDHEDASGQYELNYHYSDALTAADRFVLFKMAAHHIAEDAGLIFTMMPKPFADRPGNGLHMHLSLRDNEGRAVMADASDSHGLSDIGRQCVAGLLAHCPALTAFHAPTVNSYKRLVVGRSLSGTSWAPAHIAWGDNNRTTVVRTTGGRLEFRLTDGSCNIYLALASAIAAMLDGVARGMTPPASVDEDMYEWPESRFTERGVATLPQTLGQALDALAADTVLGSAVGDDLVAGFIETMRSEWIDYCRSVSDWEYRRYLTWP, encoded by the coding sequence ATGAGTACCTCAGAACGGGACAAGGCGGAGATTGCCGCGGCCAAACAGCGCTTGGCGGCGGCGGGTGTGCATACGGTCATCGCGCAGTTTGTGGATATTCATGGCGCGGTGAAGGGCACCTACATCCCGCTCGCCCATCTCGACGACATCGTTTCTCCGGGAGCGGGTTTCGGCTCGCCTTCCATCAATGGAACCGGGTTGCCGCGGCATGGCCCTCGGGCCGAGTTTTATGGCCAAGGCGATCTGACCACGTTGCAGGCGATGCCCTGGATGCCGGGTTACGCCCGCATCGCCTGCGACGGGGTGGTGCTAGACGAGCCATACGGCCGGTGTTCACGCTATCTGCTCAAACGGCAAATGGCGCGTTTGGCCGGGCGGGGCTGGACGCTCAACGTTGGCATCGAACCCGAGTTCTGCCTGTTCCATCAAGATTCGGCGGGCCGACCGATTCCGGCCGATGCGGCGGATATGCTGGACAAACCTTCCTACGATTTCAAGGCCATGGCGCGCGTCAGCGATGTGTTGCGCCGACTGGAACAAGGGCTGGACGCCTGCGGTTTCGACGTATTCCAGATCGATCACGAGGATGCCAGCGGGCAGTACGAACTCAACTACCATTACAGCGATGCGCTGACGGCGGCTGACCGTTTCGTTCTGTTCAAGATGGCGGCGCATCACATCGCCGAGGACGCGGGCTTAATCTTTACGATGATGCCCAAGCCCTTTGCCGACCGCCCCGGTAACGGGCTGCACATGCATTTGTCGTTGCGGGACAACGAGGGTCGGGCGGTCATGGCCGACGCGTCGGATTCGCACGGTCTTTCCGACATCGGTCGGCAGTGTGTGGCGGGTTTGCTGGCGCACTGCCCGGCGTTGACCGCCTTCCACGCGCCCACCGTGAACTCGTACAAGCGGCTGGTGGTGGGGCGTTCGCTGTCCGGCACGAGCTGGGCGCCGGCGCACATTGCCTGGGGCGACAACAATCGCACCACCGTGGTGCGAACGACCGGCGGGCGGCTTGAATTCCGCCTGACCGATGGCAGTTGCAACATCTATTTGGCGCTGGCTTCGGCCATTGCCGCCATGCTCGATGGCGTGGCGCGAGGCATGACGCCGCCTGCGTCGGTTGATGAAGACATGTACGAATGGCCAGAGTCTCGCTTTACCGAGCGCGGGGTGGCGACCTTGCCGCAAACCCTCGGACAGGCGCTGGACGCACTGGCTGCGGACACGGTATTGGGTTCGGCTGTGGGCGATGACCTCGTGGCCGGGTTTATCGAAACCATGCGCAGTGAGTGGATCGACTATTGCCGGTCGGTTAGCGACTGGGAATACCGGCGTTATCTGACGTGGCCGTAA
- the gabT gene encoding 4-aminobutyrate--2-oxoglutarate transaminase, with translation MTAHAMTKSAQTTAPNDQSMNADLQARRLAATPRGVGVMAGFYIDRAQNAEVWDVEGNRYIDFAGGIAVLNTGHRHPALVAAIEEQLKRFTHTCYQVLPYESYVRLAERINALVPGHYAKKTAFFSSGAEAVENAVKIARSSTGRPGIIAFSGGFHGRTMMGCALTGKVVPYKVGFGPFPSEVYHLPFPMELHGVTVEDSLHALETLFKAEIEPSRVAAIIIEPVQGEGGFYVAPPQLLHGLRKVCDEHGILLIFDEVQTGFGRTGKLFATEYYDVLPDIVTMAKSMAGGMTLSAVCGRAEVMDAPAPGGLGGTYAGNPLAIAAALAVIDVMEKEQLVERSNFLGEKLMARLNAAQAAVPALKEVRGLGSMVAAEFCDPATGAPSPDAVKRVQQAALEEGLILLTCGVYANVIRFLYPLTTEDTVFDEALDILDRALAKA, from the coding sequence ATGACCGCCCATGCAATGACAAAAAGCGCCCAAACAACCGCGCCAAACGATCAATCCATGAACGCCGATCTGCAGGCGCGTCGGCTGGCAGCCACCCCGCGCGGCGTCGGCGTGATGGCCGGTTTCTACATCGATCGTGCGCAAAACGCCGAAGTGTGGGATGTTGAAGGTAATCGATACATCGATTTCGCTGGCGGTATCGCTGTGCTCAATACCGGCCATCGTCATCCGGCGCTGGTTGCGGCCATCGAGGAACAACTCAAGCGCTTCACCCACACCTGCTATCAGGTTCTGCCCTATGAAAGCTATGTGCGCCTGGCCGAACGCATCAATGCACTCGTGCCCGGTCATTACGCCAAAAAGACCGCGTTCTTTTCCAGTGGCGCCGAAGCGGTGGAAAACGCCGTCAAGATCGCCCGTTCCAGCACGGGCCGTCCGGGCATTATCGCGTTCTCGGGTGGCTTTCATGGCCGCACGATGATGGGCTGTGCCCTGACCGGCAAGGTGGTGCCCTACAAGGTCGGTTTCGGGCCGTTCCCCTCAGAGGTCTATCACCTGCCGTTCCCGATGGAACTGCATGGCGTCACCGTCGAGGATTCGCTGCACGCGCTGGAAACTTTGTTCAAGGCCGAGATCGAACCAAGCCGCGTGGCGGCCATCATCATCGAGCCGGTTCAAGGCGAGGGCGGTTTTTATGTTGCGCCACCCCAGTTGTTGCACGGTTTGCGTAAGGTCTGCGACGAGCACGGCATTTTGCTGATTTTCGACGAAGTGCAGACCGGTTTCGGGCGTACCGGCAAGTTGTTCGCCACCGAATACTACGACGTTCTGCCGGACATCGTGACCATGGCCAAGAGTATGGCCGGCGGCATGACGCTGTCTGCCGTGTGCGGTCGGGCCGAGGTGATGGATGCACCCGCGCCGGGCGGACTGGGTGGCACCTACGCCGGTAATCCGCTGGCGATTGCCGCTGCGCTCGCCGTGATCGACGTCATGGAGAAGGAACAATTGGTCGAACGCTCCAACTTTCTGGGCGAAAAATTGATGGCGCGTCTGAACGCGGCACAGGCCGCCGTGCCAGCATTGAAAGAAGTGCGCGGACTGGGTTCGATGGTTGCGGCCGAGTTTTGCGATCCGGCCACCGGCGCACCCTCGCCCGATGCAGTCAAACGCGTTCAGCAAGCGGCGCTGGAAGAAGGCCTGATTCTGCTCACCTGCGGCGTTTATGCCAATGTAATCCGCTTCCTCTACCCGCTGACCACCGAAGATACGGTATTCGATGAGGCACTGGATATTCTCGACCGGGCGCTGGCCAAGGCGTAA
- a CDS encoding aldehyde dehydrogenase: MNTIDWHARAAALTIDGRAWINGQRVDAADGNTFECLSPVDGRKLAEVARCKAADVDQAVVAARGAFEDRRWAGLSPRERKTILIRFADLVLANREELALLETLDMGKPISASMSTDVPATANTLRWYGEAIDKVYDEIAPTNDRTLALITREPIGVVAAIVPWNYPMLMASWKIAPALAAGNSVILKPSEKSPLTALRLGELALEAGIPAGVLNVVPGFGPEAGSPLALHRDIDCIAFTGSTAVGKKIQVMAGESNLKRAWCELGGKSPNIVFADCPDLDRAVAAAAGSIFYNQGESCNAPSRLLVERSIRDEFVEKLKQYSPKHMPGDPLDPNTTMGALVDQMQMDNVLKYIEAGKSQGATLCCGGERVRTETGGFYVSPTIFDGVTNEMIIASEEIFGPVLSIITFDSQEEAIRIANDTSYGLAAAVWTRDISRAHLVARALRAGTVHVNCYDEDDITVPFGGFKQSGNGRDKSLHALEKYTELKTTWISLA, from the coding sequence ATGAACACGATTGATTGGCATGCCCGGGCGGCGGCGCTCACAATTGACGGTCGCGCCTGGATCAACGGCCAACGCGTCGATGCCGCCGATGGCAACACGTTCGAATGTCTGTCGCCGGTGGATGGTCGCAAACTGGCGGAGGTGGCGCGCTGCAAGGCGGCGGATGTCGACCAGGCTGTCGTCGCGGCGCGCGGCGCGTTCGAAGACCGGCGCTGGGCCGGTCTGTCGCCGCGGGAGCGCAAGACGATCCTGATCCGTTTTGCCGATCTGGTGTTGGCAAACCGCGAAGAACTGGCGCTGCTGGAAACGCTGGATATGGGCAAACCCATCTCGGCCAGCATGAGCACCGATGTGCCCGCTACGGCGAATACCCTGCGCTGGTACGGCGAAGCGATCGACAAGGTCTACGACGAGATCGCGCCGACCAACGACCGCACCCTGGCGCTGATTACCCGCGAACCCATAGGCGTGGTCGCGGCCATCGTGCCGTGGAATTATCCCATGCTGATGGCTTCTTGGAAGATTGCACCGGCGCTGGCCGCCGGGAACAGCGTCATCCTCAAGCCTTCGGAAAAATCGCCATTGACCGCGCTGCGTCTGGGCGAACTCGCTTTGGAAGCGGGTATTCCGGCGGGTGTGTTGAATGTGGTGCCGGGCTTTGGCCCGGAGGCCGGTTCGCCGCTGGCTCTTCACAGGGATATCGACTGCATCGCCTTCACCGGTTCGACCGCGGTGGGCAAGAAAATCCAGGTCATGGCGGGCGAGAGCAATCTCAAGCGCGCGTGGTGCGAGCTGGGGGGCAAGTCGCCCAACATCGTCTTCGCCGACTGTCCCGATCTGGACCGTGCCGTGGCTGCTGCTGCCGGTTCGATCTTCTACAACCAGGGCGAAAGCTGCAACGCGCCGTCGCGCCTGCTGGTCGAGCGCTCCATCCGCGATGAATTCGTCGAGAAACTCAAGCAGTACTCGCCCAAGCACATGCCGGGCGACCCGCTCGATCCCAACACGACGATGGGTGCGCTGGTCGACCAGATGCAGATGGATAACGTGCTCAAATACATCGAAGCGGGCAAAAGCCAAGGCGCGACCTTGTGCTGTGGTGGCGAGCGCGTCCGCACGGAAACCGGCGGTTTCTATGTGTCGCCGACCATTTTCGACGGCGTGACCAACGAAATGATCATCGCCAGCGAAGAAATCTTCGGCCCCGTGCTGTCGATCATCACCTTCGACTCGCAGGAAGAAGCGATCCGAATCGCCAACGACACCAGCTACGGCCTGGCCGCCGCCGTCTGGACGCGGGATATTTCACGGGCGCATCTTGTGGCCCGTGCCCTGCGCGCCGGGACCGTGCACGTCAACTGCTACGACGAAGACGACATCACCGTGCCGTTCGGCGGATTCAAGCAATCCGGCAACGGTCGCGACAAGTCGCTGCACGCGCTCGAAAAATACACCGAACTCAAAACCACGTGGATCAGCCTCGCCTGA
- a CDS encoding NAD-dependent succinate-semialdehyde dehydrogenase, with the protein MSIQLKYPALLKQGVAWLAGAWVGADSGATLTVTNPATAQPIAEVPLMGRVETERAIAAAAEPQKAWRSLTAKDRAARLKAWFALIMQHQDDLARILTAEQGKPLAEARGEIAYGASFIEWFAEEAKRVYGEVIPAPQGDRRLLVLKQPIGVTAAITPWNFPTAMITRKVGPALAAGCAMIVKPAEQTPLSALALAVLAEEAGIPGGVFQVITGDPREIGGAICDSPVVTKLSFTGSTEVGRILMRQSADTIKKLSLELGGNAPFIVFDDADLDAAVDGAIASKYRNAGQTCVCANRLFVQDGVFDAFAQKLADRVAKLEVGDGFTDGITQGPLIDEAALSKVESHVGDAIAKGARLVSGGKRHALGGTFYEPTVLADVSPDALMFREETFGPVAPLFRFKTDEEVIELANRTEFGLASYFYSRDIGRIWRVAEALEYGMVGVNTGIISNEVAPFGGVKQSGLGREGSHHGIDEYLEIKYVAMAGL; encoded by the coding sequence ATGTCTATCCAACTCAAATATCCGGCACTGCTTAAACAAGGCGTTGCCTGGTTGGCGGGTGCTTGGGTCGGCGCCGACTCTGGTGCCACCCTGACGGTGACGAACCCGGCCACGGCGCAACCGATTGCCGAAGTGCCCTTGATGGGAAGGGTCGAAACAGAGCGCGCCATTGCCGCCGCCGCCGAACCCCAAAAGGCATGGCGCAGCTTGACGGCCAAGGATCGCGCCGCACGGTTGAAGGCATGGTTCGCGCTGATCATGCAGCATCAAGACGATCTGGCGCGGATTCTGACCGCAGAACAAGGCAAGCCGCTGGCCGAAGCGCGCGGTGAAATCGCGTACGGCGCCAGCTTTATCGAATGGTTCGCCGAAGAAGCCAAACGCGTGTACGGCGAGGTGATCCCGGCACCGCAGGGTGACCGCCGATTGCTGGTATTAAAGCAACCGATCGGCGTCACCGCCGCCATTACGCCCTGGAACTTCCCGACCGCGATGATTACCCGCAAAGTCGGCCCGGCGCTGGCGGCCGGTTGCGCCATGATCGTCAAGCCCGCCGAGCAAACCCCGTTGTCCGCCTTGGCGCTGGCCGTGCTGGCCGAAGAAGCGGGCATTCCCGGCGGCGTGTTCCAGGTCATTACCGGCGATCCGCGGGAAATCGGCGGCGCCATCTGCGACAGCCCGGTGGTGACCAAATTGTCCTTTACCGGCTCGACCGAAGTGGGTCGCATCCTGATGCGTCAGAGTGCGGACACCATCAAGAAGCTGTCGCTGGAGTTGGGTGGCAACGCACCGTTCATCGTGTTCGACGACGCGGATCTGGATGCGGCCGTGGACGGCGCCATTGCCAGCAAATACCGCAATGCGGGTCAGACCTGTGTCTGTGCCAACCGGTTATTTGTGCAGGACGGCGTATTCGATGCCTTCGCGCAGAAACTGGCCGATCGTGTGGCCAAACTGGAGGTCGGCGATGGGTTTACCGACGGCATTACACAAGGCCCGTTGATCGACGAAGCGGCGCTATCCAAGGTGGAAAGCCACGTTGGCGATGCGATTGCCAAGGGTGCCCGTCTGGTCTCGGGCGGCAAGCGCCATGCGTTGGGCGGCACATTCTACGAGCCGACCGTGCTCGCGGATGTGAGCCCGGATGCCCTGATGTTCCGCGAAGAAACCTTCGGCCCGGTCGCGCCGCTATTCCGCTTCAAGACCGACGAGGAAGTGATCGAGCTGGCCAACCGGACTGAATTCGGCCTGGCCTCGTACTTTTATAGTCGAGATATCGGGCGCATCTGGCGGGTGGCGGAAGCGCTTGAATACGGCATGGTCGGCGTCAACACCGGCATCATCTCGAATGAAGTGGCGCCCTTCGGTGGGGTCAAGCAGTCGGGTCTGGGGCGTGAAGGTTCCCATCACGGCATCGACGAGTATCTGGAGATCAAATACGTCGCCATGGCCGGGCTGTAA
- a CDS encoding ABC transporter permease: MKNLFGRSWLIAVFIFLYIPIVTLVVYSFNDSRLSTVWTGFTFKWYVDASHDRELIDGLIISLKLAFMSATLSVIFGTFTAFVLVRYGRFKGRGLLSSMANAPLVMPDVIVGISLLLMLVALQKWLGFPERGIGTILLGHALIGTSFATVVIISRLREIDLRLEEAAMDLGCKPFQVFWLVTLPLIASALVSAFLLTFTLSFDDVVIAAFLSGPGSTTLPLVIFSRARLGLDPSINAVATVIIVVVSIGVIASSLYQLRAERRRQREVADAYAQGKG; this comes from the coding sequence ATGAAGAACCTGTTTGGTCGATCGTGGCTGATCGCCGTATTCATCTTTCTGTATATCCCGATCGTCACGCTGGTGGTGTACTCGTTCAACGATTCACGGCTGAGCACGGTCTGGACCGGCTTCACCTTCAAATGGTATGTGGATGCATCGCACGACCGTGAGTTGATCGACGGCTTGATCATCTCGCTCAAGCTGGCATTCATGAGCGCCACCCTGTCGGTGATCTTCGGCACGTTCACGGCCTTTGTGCTGGTGCGGTACGGTCGCTTCAAGGGGCGTGGGCTTTTATCCTCTATGGCCAACGCGCCGCTGGTCATGCCGGATGTCATCGTGGGTATTTCGCTGCTGCTCATGCTGGTGGCCCTGCAGAAGTGGTTGGGCTTTCCCGAGCGCGGCATTGGTACGATTCTGTTGGGGCATGCTCTGATCGGTACCTCGTTTGCGACCGTGGTGATCATTTCAAGGCTACGCGAAATCGATCTTCGGCTCGAAGAAGCAGCGATGGACCTTGGTTGCAAGCCCTTTCAGGTGTTCTGGCTGGTTACCCTGCCCCTGATCGCGTCTGCGCTGGTTTCGGCCTTCCTGCTCACGTTTACCCTATCGTTCGATGACGTGGTGATCGCAGCCTTCCTGTCCGGGCCGGGTTCGACCACCCTGCCGCTCGTCATCTTCTCGCGGGCACGTTTGGGGCTCGATCCCTCCATCAATGCCGTCGCCACCGTCATTATCGTGGTCGTCAGCATCGGCGTCATTGCCTCCAGCCTGTATCAACTGCGGGCGGAACGTCGACGACAACGTGAAGTTGCCGATGCGTATGCGCAAGGAAAGGGTTAA
- a CDS encoding ABC transporter permease subunit: MRLKSIVPWLQGVFTTRNLVIGIPMIWLFALAAAPLLLVLDISLAHMDVTSVSSLWQWADDELTLKFNFGNYLYLGQDSLYFDTYFSSLKFAAITTLYCLIVGYPFAYFISRAPAHLRTVLLMLVMLPFWTSFLLRIYAWKALLADNGIVNNGLMGLGVIASPIHMMHTSFSLTIGMVYAYLPFMVLPLYATLVKLDGRMLEAAADLGASPFKTFWLVTVPLTKRGIIAGSLLVFIPAFGEYVIPELLGGARTLMIARVLWDEFFSNNDWPMASAVTIVMILLILVPMALFNRYNDETRLGEKS, encoded by the coding sequence ATGAGACTCAAATCCATCGTTCCCTGGCTTCAGGGTGTTTTCACCACCCGCAATCTGGTGATCGGCATCCCGATGATCTGGCTGTTCGCCCTGGCGGCCGCCCCCCTCCTGCTTGTTCTGGATATCAGTCTGGCTCACATGGACGTCACCTCGGTGTCCAGCCTGTGGCAGTGGGCCGATGACGAACTGACGCTGAAGTTCAATTTCGGCAACTACCTGTACCTTGGTCAGGACTCGCTTTATTTCGATACGTATTTCTCTTCGTTGAAATTCGCGGCGATAACCACCTTGTACTGTCTGATCGTGGGTTATCCGTTCGCGTATTTCATCTCGCGTGCCCCGGCGCATCTGCGTACTGTGCTGCTGATGCTGGTCATGTTGCCGTTCTGGACATCGTTTCTGCTGCGCATTTATGCATGGAAAGCCCTGCTGGCGGACAACGGCATCGTCAATAACGGATTGATGGGGCTGGGTGTGATTGCCTCCCCGATCCACATGATGCACACCTCGTTTTCACTCACCATCGGTATGGTGTACGCCTATCTGCCGTTCATGGTGTTGCCGCTGTACGCAACGCTGGTGAAACTGGACGGGCGCATGCTCGAAGCGGCGGCCGATCTCGGGGCCAGTCCATTCAAGACCTTCTGGCTGGTCACCGTACCGCTGACCAAGCGCGGCATCATCGCCGGTTCGCTTTTGGTGTTCATCCCGGCGTTCGGTGAATACGTGATTCCCGAGTTGCTCGGCGGTGCGCGCACACTCATGATTGCCCGCGTCCTGTGGGATGAGTTCTTCAGCAACAACGATTGGCCCATGGCCTCTGCCGTCACCATCGTGATGATCCTGCTCATTCTCGTGCCCATGGCCTTGTTCAATCGTTACAACGATGAAACCAGACTGGGAGAGAAATCATGA
- a CDS encoding ABC transporter ATP-binding protein has product MASVTATTDQDVLLKIDGVSKVFDGVVKAVDNVSLTVPKGKIFALVGSSGCGKSTLLRMLAGFETPTSGRIYLSGQDITDLSPYERPVNMMFQSYALFPHLSVWDNVAFGLRRDGLKGAELNERVNAMLNLVQLSKYGKRKPHQLSGGQQQRVALARSLAKRPTLLLLDEPLGALDKKLRETTQFELVNIIEQVGVTCVLVTHDQEEAMTMACSIAVMDEGTLLQVGTPDEIYETPNSRFVAGFIGNVNIFEGKVDEDEPDHVTVRCPECTHYVGHGISGTSGMDVAGALRPEKIQLSKEKPEAKYNWCEGEVVEMAYFGAHTTYHLKLASGMILKAQEINITRDLSCGLTWGDRAYAQWDNLAMVVLTE; this is encoded by the coding sequence ATGGCATCGGTAACGGCCACGACAGATCAGGATGTCTTATTGAAAATTGATGGCGTCAGCAAGGTCTTCGACGGTGTCGTAAAGGCGGTTGATAATGTTTCTCTGACGGTGCCCAAAGGCAAGATTTTTGCCCTTGTCGGCAGTTCGGGCTGCGGCAAATCAACCTTGCTCAGGATGCTGGCCGGGTTCGAAACACCGACGAGCGGCCGAATTTATCTCTCCGGACAAGACATTACCGACCTATCCCCATATGAACGGCCGGTCAACATGATGTTTCAGTCCTATGCGCTTTTCCCCCATCTGAGCGTTTGGGACAACGTGGCATTCGGCCTGCGGCGCGATGGACTCAAGGGCGCGGAGCTCAACGAGCGCGTCAATGCCATGCTCAATCTCGTTCAGCTGTCCAAGTACGGTAAGCGCAAACCCCATCAATTGTCTGGCGGCCAGCAACAGCGGGTCGCCCTGGCGCGCAGTCTGGCCAAGCGGCCCACCCTCCTGCTGCTTGACGAACCACTCGGTGCGCTTGACAAGAAGCTGCGGGAAACCACGCAGTTCGAATTGGTCAACATTATCGAACAGGTAGGGGTTACCTGTGTTCTGGTGACGCATGATCAGGAAGAAGCGATGACCATGGCCTGCAGCATCGCGGTCATGGATGAGGGAACACTGCTTCAGGTGGGCACACCGGACGAGATTTACGAAACCCCCAACAGCCGATTCGTGGCAGGCTTTATTGGCAATGTGAATATCTTCGAGGGCAAGGTCGACGAAGACGAGCCCGATCACGTCACCGTGCGCTGCCCGGAGTGTACGCACTATGTGGGCCATGGCATATCCGGGACATCGGGCATGGACGTCGCCGGCGCCCTTCGCCCGGAGAAAATCCAGCTCTCCAAGGAAAAGCCAGAGGCCAAATACAACTGGTGTGAAGGCGAGGTGGTCGAAATGGCTTATTTCGGTGCGCACACAACGTATCACCTCAAGTTGGCCAGTGGCATGATCCTAAAGGCCCAAGAAATAAACATTACCCGGGATTTGAGTTGTGGCCTGACTTGGGGTGATCGTGCATATGCCCAGTGGGACAATCTGGCCATGGTTGTACTGACGGAATAA